In a single window of the Drosophila miranda strain MSH22 chromosome XL, D.miranda_PacBio2.1, whole genome shotgun sequence genome:
- the LOC108158707 gene encoding ribosomal protein 63, mitochondrial, which translates to MQLTLINFFKKTVPGHIFRGKRRLVKPVSKQAMDTLTREYERQEHIMFLLRHPYLTLEQSSGHAKELQKRDKLVAKWTDEQTMRKMKPHVTIEERLNHLKVKETWD; encoded by the exons ATGCAACTGACACTGATAAACTTTTTTAAGAAAACTGTGCCGGGCCACATATTCCGCGGAAAGCGCCGTCTTGTAAAGCCGGTTAGCAAGCAAGCCATGGACACGCTCACCCGGGAATACGAGCGACAGGAGCACATTATGTTCCTGCTGCGGCATCCCTACCTGACACTG GAGCAATCATCTGGTCATGCCAAGGAGCTGCAGAAACGCGATAAACTGGTTGCCAAGTGGACAGATGAGCAGACGATGCGCAAAATGAAGCCGCATGTGACCATCGAAGAGCGTCTGAACCACCTGAAGGTCAAAGAGACCTGGGACTAG
- the LOC108164047 gene encoding required for meiotic nuclear division protein 1 homolog, with protein MNFARVRLEKLILRSLRQPQRHFQTQWQSHRWMTTITKPLAAAAVAEETDAATKKSQSATIQGQAPSVKPMPLVEERLESILSPIRTRIMRKKRLATDELSALGFLNTRGYTTAEEYNLEALQVALKEQNLYETKRFFSTDNLDVEQNVLFVAAKYPTGQQPREIFFFREGSVVFWNCSDIEMNNVLNFLRSFERESYVSALVHGESEVMPYTYIPSTAVDVEGDLVAESSDFNATSRAFFQKGKFFVTGDRDSFLYKYTFSNAMAQSIKLGMWEATLDRYIDSIEHLTEDLKRGRRLRISRAAMLRKTGELFALRHVINLSSDLLDAPDFYWDREELEGLYLQVCSYFSISRRTKVMNEKISHCVELAELVSHNLNDAHHIRLEWMIIILIMVEVGFEILHFISDKGEKQESLEIVPLSNQLVPK; from the coding sequence ATGAACTTTGCACGCGTTCGACTCGAGAAGCTGATCCTGAGGAGCCTTCGCCAGCCACAACGTCACTTTCAGACGCAATGGCAAAGCCATCGGTGGATGACCACAATCACTAAACCGCTagccgcagcagcagttgcagagGAAACAGACGCTGCCACAAAGAAGTCCCAATCAGCCACAATCCAGGGTCAAGCTCCAAGTGTGAAGCCAATGCCTTTGGTGGAAGAGCGACTGGAGTCGATACTGTCGCCCATTAGGACGCGCATAATGCGCAAAAAGCGCCTGGCCACTGACGAGCTGTCTGCCCTAGGATTCCTCAACACGCGCGGCTATACCACGGCTGAAGAGTACAATCTGGAGGCATTGCAGGTTGCCCTCAAGGAACAAAATCTTTATGAGACAAAGCGTTTCTTTTCCACGGACAACTTGGATGTGGAGCAGAACGTGCTGTTCGTGGCGGCCAAGTACCCAACAGGACAGCAGCCGCGCGAGATATTCTTCTTTCGCGAGGGGTCCGTTGTGTTCTGGAACTGCAGCGACATCGAGATGAACAACGTGCTGAATTTTCTGCGATCTTTCGAGCGAGAGTCGTACGTGAGTGCCCTGGTTCACGGGGAGAGCGAAGTGATGCCCTACACCTATATCCCGTCAACGGCCGTCGACGTCGAAGGCGACCTGGTGGCGGAGAGCAGCGACTTCAACGCCACCTCTCGCGCCTTTTTCCAGAAAGGCAAATTCTTCGTGACGGGCGACAGAGACAGTTTCTTGTACAAGTACACATTCTCCAATGCGATGGCCCAGTCGATCAAGCTGGGCATGTGGGAGGCGACGCTGGACCGCTACATCGACTCGATTGAGCACTTGACGGAGGACCTTAAGCGTGGCCGACGGCTGCGCATATCCCGGGCGGCCATGCTGCGCAAGACGGGCGAGCTGTTCGCCTTGCGCCACGTGATCAACCTGTCGTCGGATCTACTGGATGCTCCCGATTTTTACTGGGACAGGGAAGAACTTGAGGGACTCTATCTGCAGGTGTGCTCCTACTTTAGCATTTCGCGCCGCACCAAGGTGATGAATGAGAAGATCAGCCACTGCGTGGAGCTAGCCGAGCTGGTCTCTCACAATCTCAATGACGCCCACCACATCAGACTCGAGTGGATGATCATAATCCTGATTATGGTAGAGGTGGGGTTTGAAATTTTGCATTTCATTAGCGACAAGGGCGAAAAGCAGGAATCCTTGGAAATTGTGCCCCTCTCCAACCAGTTAGTTCCTAAATAG
- the LOC108164036 gene encoding anaphase-promoting complex subunit 7: protein MENALFANVQKLYDHRLYESVIPAASLLNTLLQNDRNVATLEMEYQVMLYLANAHYKERHFRLAYQQLESVLHTRRTMLRYKSACLTAIEIMNNQFTDVELRYRLAVCYKEVGEPGKAISTLLALSAKMRTPRINMLLGRLHHHASAGSKGKADAVMAYKDVLKECPMSLKSIEALLELGVDGIEVNSLVMNAASAPRNIEWLSTWIKALAQMYGCKHLEAAKTFQQLNDSTRLRRNEHLLVEIGRCLYYYGHNIQAEQFLSTAVMAYPYNMEAISLLAVVYELNEQSAIEQEKLFTQVSSDREFSPAHWFVHGQKMYSDAKYQRGLTFVERCLDMDPRHVEGHLLRGNLFISLQRYREAIEAFRNAQGLAPYRFEVYKGLFHCYVAQKRFKEAQTMCVWAIRSFRTSPRSYTMFGRTLFHSTNPAAKRSARKFVEKALKIDSSYTPAVALMAEICQYEGATKAAIKLLEKQVINYPNQNLYTLLGDILRIEKEPIKALDYYYRALSVDSNCVRAINGINSLKMGGSIGAKGEGTATEPGRGDGSNGMATPTPSGTPHQEWQSVNCDEPLEMSSVSGATHGNSEAAAMSEPLWQDADIEMLNNE, encoded by the exons ATGGAAAACGCACTCTTTGCCAATGTGCAAAAGCTCTACGATCACAGGCTTTACGAGTCCGTCATCCCAGCG GCAAGCCTTTTGAACACATTGCTGCAGAACGATCGCAATGTGGCTACGCTGGAGATGGAATACCAGGTAATGCTCTACTTGGCCAATGCCCACTACAAAGAGCGTCACTTTCGCTTGGCCTACCAGCAGCTGGAGTCTGTGCTGCACACACGCCGCACCATGCTCCGCTATAAGAGCGCTTGCCTGACGGCCATCGAGATTATGAACAATCAGTTCACAGACGTGGAGCTGCGCTACCGACTGGCTGTATGCTACAAAGAAGTGGGGGAGCCGGGTAAGGCTATTAGCACTCTTCTGGCATTGTCAGCAAAAATGCGCACGCCGcgcatcaacatgctgctgggCCGGCTGCACCACCACGCCTCAGCGGGAAGTAAGGGCAAGGCCGACGCCGTTATGGCCTACAAGGATGTACTCAAGGAGTGCCCCATGTCGCTGAAATCCATCGAGGCCCTGCTTGAGCTAGGCGTCGATGGCATCGAGGTCAATTCGCTGGTAATGAATG CTGCCTCTGCTCCCCGGAACATCGAGTGGCTGAGCACCTGGATCAAAGCGCTGGCCCAGATGTACGGCTGCAAGCATCTGGAAGCGGCCAAGACCTTTCAGCAGCTAAACGATTCCACCAGGCTCCGCAGAAACGAGCATCTGCTAGTGGAGATCGGGCGGTGCCTGTACTACTACGGCCACAATATCCAGGCAGAGCAGTTCCTAAGCACAGCGGTCATGGCCTATCCCTATAATATGGAGGCTATCAGCCTGCTGGCTGTCGTGTATGAGCTCAACGAGCAGAGCGCCATAGAGCAGGAGAAGCTATTCACCCAGGTGAGCTCCGATCGGGAGTTCAGCCCGGCCCATTGGTTCGTCCACGGCCAGAAGATGTACAGCGACGCCAAGTACCAGCGGGGTCTCACTTTTGTCGAGCGCTGTCTCGATATGGATCCGCGTCACGTCGAGGGCCATTTGCTGCGGGGCAATCTTTTCATTTCATTGCAGCGGTACCGTGAGGCTATTGAAGCGTTCCGCAACGCACAGGGACTGGCCCCATATCGCTTCGAAGTCTACAAGGGGCTGTTCCATTGCTATGTGGCCCAAAAGCGGTTCAAGGAGGCGCAGACCATGTGCGTCTGGGCTATACGCAGCTTCCGCACCTCACCGCGCAGCTACACG ATGTTTGGACGAACGCTCTTCCACTCAACCAATCCGGCGGCCAAACGGAGTGCCAGAAAGTTTGTGGAGAAAGCGCTGAAGATCGATTCCAGCTACACTCCGGCCGTGGCCCTGATGGCCGAGATCTGCCAGTATGAGGGCGCCACCAAGGCGGCCATAAAGCTGCTGGAGAAGCAGGTGATCAACTATCCGAATCAGAATCTCTACACCCTCTTAGGCGACATATTGCGTATCGAAAAGGAGCCGATCAAGGCGCTGGACTACTACTATAGGGCCCTGAG CGTGGACTCCAATTGCGTGCGGGCCATAAATGGAATTAACTCTCTTAAGATGGGCGGCTCTATAGGAGCCAAAGGAGAAGGCACAGCCACAGAGCCAGGCAGAGGAGATGGAAGCAATGGAAtggccacgcccacgcccagcGGCACCCCCCACCAGGAGTGGCAGAGCGTGAACTGCGATGAACCCCTGGAGATGTCGTCCGTGTCTGGGGCAACCCACGGAAATAGCGAAGCGGCTGCCATGTCGGAGCCCCTTTGGCAAGATGCCGATATAGAGATGCTCAACAACGAGTGA